ATGAATCACGGCTTCTTCTGTGACAATCTGGCCAGACTCGCCCTCTTGCCGAGGCTTAACATGCTTGGTTCGAATGTTAACGCCAGCGACAATCACCTGGCTCGACTTAGGAAACGCGGCTAGCACATCACCCACTTTTCCCTTATCTTTGCCAGCAATTATTTGGACGGTATCTCCCTTTTTGACATGCATCTTGTGTCGAACAGGCATTTGTTTATGTCTTGCCACCATCAGAGCACCTCCGGAGCCAGCGATACGATCTTGGTGAAGTTCTTGTCTCGCAGTTCCCGAGCAACGGGGCCAAATACCCGGGTTCCTCTGGGATTGCCGTCCTTATTAATAATGACGGCGGCGTTATCATCAAACCGAATGCTCATACCACTGCTGCGCCGCAGTCCCTTGCGTGTTCGTACAACCACCGCTTGAACCACATCCGACTTCTTAACTGCCATGTTGGGCATGGCATCCTTTACCACCGCGACAACGACATCACCGACGCCAGCATACTGGCGATTGCCTCCCAACACACGGATACACATCAATTTACGAGCACC
This portion of the Halomicronema hongdechloris C2206 genome encodes:
- the rplX gene encoding 50S ribosomal protein L24, which translates into the protein MPVRHKMHVKKGDTVQIIAGKDKGKVGDVLAAFPKSSQVIVAGVNIRTKHVKPRQEGESGQIVTEEAVIHSSNVMHYSEKEKVASRICHTFTDEGRKVRMLKKTGEVID
- the rplN gene encoding 50S ribosomal protein L14 — protein: MIQQESYLNVADNSGARKLMCIRVLGGNRQYAGVGDVVVAVVKDAMPNMAVKKSDVVQAVVVRTRKGLRRSSGMSIRFDDNAAVIINKDGNPRGTRVFGPVARELRDKNFTKIVSLAPEVL